GATGTGAACGCCGGGAGTGTTGCACCCGATTGCCAGTTCAATATCTTTTTTGACCGCCCGGCACCAGCAGGTAAGCATGGTTGGCAGGTTCAACTGAACAATGGCTTCAATCTCCCGACATGCAAACTTTCCCATGGCAGGGATACCCACTTCGATCTCGTCAACGCCGCATTCGGCAAGCCGGCCGGCAATGGTTAATTTTTCCAGGGGTCGGAAAAAGACACCCGGGGCCTGTTCCCCGTCCCGAAGGGTGGTGTCCACCATCCAGACCCTTAGATCATGGGCTTTCATTACAATAAATAATCCTCTGCCACTTCACCGTCTTCCATGGCATCCAAAATGGCGTCAATCGCCTCTTCGTTCTCCACGTGCCCATACCAGATATTATCGGGATAAATTACCATGACAGGACCGTCATCACACTGTTTCAAACAGCAGGTGGAAGAGACCAGAACCTCTTCGAGCCCTCTGTCAATCACTTCATTTTCAATGTAGGCCAAAAAATCTCCAGACCCTTTTCTGTGACATTTACCTTTGGGTTCTCCGCTGGGACGAAAACTTGCGCATACTAGGATGTGTTTTTCGGGCTTATTCATTTTTTCTCCTTAAAAATTTTATTTTTTTATTTGGTTATATATTCAATTTGTTTTCAAGATTGGTCATAATACCGGCTACCCGTAGGTTGGGTTGAACGAAGTGAAACCCAACAACTTATGGATGTTGGGTTTCGTTCCTCAACCCAACCTACCGGACTGTGCTTGGTGTTTGAACGTAGCGTTGCTCAGATGCAAGGCGCAATAAAATTTGTAACCGGAGCAACCTGGGAGGTTGTGAGGATTGCAAATTTTATTGCAACGCCGCAGGTGGGTGACGATTCGTTCAAACAAGGATTACATACATCCGGTTCCTGTGCCGCGGCATTCTCCACAGGAGGTCTGAGACCGGACAAGCAGATGATTTAAGGATTCCCCTTTTTTCAAGGCCATGAGCACAAGATCAATCATGCCGTTCACCTCGTAGATGGTAAAGCCCATGGTGCTCAGAATTTTTTTAGGCGCATCCCCCGCGCCGGACACAAGAATGGTGTGGCAATCTTTAATGGTCCGGGCAAGATTAGTCCATCCGGCATTGCCGGAACCGCTTTTAGGCAAGCTTCTTGTTTCCACGAGCCTGGGGACTTCATGGCCTAAGTCATAGATGAGTAGCTCCGTGGCTTCGCCCAAAGGCTTATTGATCAACGCGCCTTCCCGGGTGGCCAAGGCCACATAAGGCCGAGATGCGGGATCATTATACGCATCAAAATCTTCCTTAACAGCGTCTTGACGGCCATACCTTGACGCACTGGATAGAGGGATGGGGGTTGTGGCGTGGTATCTGAGCCGATCCATGAGCTTCACGTTCAAGGGATCATCCAGCAGGCCGACTGCATCAGCCCGGCAGCGCTTACAATGGGTCATCTGGGGTACGAAGACCTGGGCGGCTTTTCGAAGTTCCTTGACCAGATCCTTGCCCGGTTCTTTCATGTCTTCAAATTTTGAACCTTTGGTGGGGAAATAGGGCATGATGTTAAAAATATCCACATTCATTTCACCCATTTTTCTTGCCACCTCTACGATGTGATCTTCGTTGATGCCCGGTAACAGTATGGAATTGACCTTGACCCTAATATTGCGTTTTTTAAGGCCTTCAACCGCATCAAGCTGACGGCTTAACAGCAATTTCACACCCTCGGTCGGACCGATGGAACGCTTTTTGTCCCTGACCCAGGAATAAATTTTTGCACCGATTTCAGGATCAACCGCATTAATGGTGATGCTAACATGGGTGGTGTTGATGGCTTTTAAATCATCCAGGTAGGGATGAATATTCATACCGTTGGTGGCCACACACAATAGCATTTCAGGGTAAGCGGCGCGGACCTTTTTCAAAGTTTCCATGGTTTTGTCACCGTTGGCAAAGGGGTCACCCGGGCCTGCTATGCCCACCACGGACGTGTTGGGTTTGGCCTCAACTACGTCTGCCAGATAGGCCATGGCCTGGTCCGGACTCAAAATAGAGGATGTGACACCGGGACGGCTTTCATTAACGCAGTCAAACTTTCTGTTACAAAAATTACACTGGATATTACAGGCCGGCGCAACCGGAAGGTGGACACGGCCAAAACTCTTACAGGATTTTTTATTAAAACAGGGATGGTTATCTAAATTCATCATGATTTATAATTTTCCTTATTTAGTTCCTGTAAAAAAATGGTCAATTTTGTTCGAGTTCGAGGCGGACAAAAGGGGCTGTTTTTCTACGGGAACTATTTACATATATGAGTATCCTATTCTGGACTCGGTCTGTTTTACCGTTAAAATTGCATTGACGATATTGTCAAACAACTGCTGGGCCCCTTTGTAACCGACGTGCAGAATGCGAGAGCCCCCTACCCGGTCGTGGATGGGAAATCCAACCCTGACCAGGGGGATTTTCAGCCGTCTTGCCATGGCATATCCCTTGGAATTGCCGATGATGATTTCGGGCCGCAGGTCTTCAGGCATGGCAGAAGCGGTCTCCTCCATGCAGGTAAAGTCCATGTCATTTTGGATGATGATCTGTTCAATAAGGCTTTCAGGCAACGTCTGTTCAAGGGCGGCTTTAAAGGTTTTGCTTTTACCGCCGGAAGCACAGAGCACAGGGATGATGCCGACTTCGGCAAGAAAGCCGGCCATAGAGACAACAAAATCCTCTTCCCCGTAAATCAAGGCCCGCTTTTTAGCTACATATTTATTGCCGTCCACATAAGCATCCACTAGGCGCCATTTCTCTTTTCTATACCGCTCCGGCACGGGCCGGCCCGAAATCTGGGACAAAATTTCCAAAAAGCGATCCGTGGCCTTTACCCCGATGGGGATGGGCAGGCGGGTACAGGGAACGCCAAAACGTTCGTTCAAAATATCCGCTGCGGTTACCTGGCCATTTTCTGCAGCCAGGGCCAGCACTGCGCCGAACTCCACACTGTGCACGGCCACATTCATCCTTTCAATGGCCGAAATGGGCGTACCCCCTTTCTGGATGGCCTGGTATTCCTGCCATGATGGTCCTTCCAGCCGTTCTGAATAATCGGGCAAAACGGCCACAGGGGTATGAAAATCTTCAAAAATATCTTTTAAATGCCGCAGATCTTCATTGGAGAGCATACCGGGAAACAAATTGATTTTTTTCTTTTTTTTGGGCCGGTAAGCAATTCTTTTGCCCTTGGGATTAAACCGATCCACCACCGCTGCCACGGCACCATGGAATCCGTCCACATGGGTGCCGGCATAAGCTGGTGTGGAAACATGGGCCAGGGCCGTGCCGTTGATGGTATTGCCCATGCTGTTTAATATTAACTGGACATCATCACCAATGGTTTCGGACAGGCAGGTAGTGGCAATACCGATCATGCTCGGGGCATACTGGCGTGCCACGTTTTCAATGGCCAGCTTCAGGTTGGCTCCGCCCCCGAATACCGCCGTTTCCTCAGTGAAGTTTGAAGAGGCAATATCCACAGGTTCCTTGAAATGGGAGATCAAATAGCGCCGCATATAGGTTGAACACCCCTGGGAGCCGTGAAGCAGGGGTACGCAGCCTTCAATACCCTGGAACACCAGGGTGGCCCCTAAGGGAGTGCACATTTTACATGCATTCTGGGTAGGGGTATATGAAGGGGTCTCTTTATACGGTCTGCCCGGAGTCATATCATACCTCCCTGTCCAGTTGGGTTCTGCCGCCTGGGCACAAGATCCCATACCGGGCTTGTAACGGTGCCGTGCACCTCTTTTGCAAAATTAACCATACCTTCAAAGCCGACCAGTGGAATTTTTCGTTCATGGTTATGGTCACAGAACCCGATGCCCATTTTATAGGCAATGGGTCTTTCCTTGACGCCGCCGATGAACAGATCCGCATCCTTTTCAACGGAATACTTGGCAAGCTCCAGGGGGTTGGAGTCGTCTACGATGACTGTACCTTCGTTACACATTTGCCTGAGCACTTCGTAATCTTCCTTGGTGCCGGTCTGTGATCCGGCCAGAACCACTTCCATGCCCAGGGTTTTTAACGCCTTAATCATAGAGAAGCCTTTAAACGCGCCGCCTACATATATGGATGCCTTTTTACCTTCAAGGTCTTTTTTCATGGCTTCCAAGGTTGGAACAATGGCCTGGACCTCCTTTCTAATCAAGTCCTGGGTCCTTTTTAAGATTTCAGGATTCTTCTTAAAGTGAACAGCCACCTGGTACAGGGCATCCGAGGTATCTTCAATACCGAAATAGGAGACCCTTATATAAGGGATGCCGTACTCTTTTTCCATCTGTTTTGCCAGATGGGTCACCGACCCTGAACACTGGACCACGTTCAGGGCGGCATTCTTTGCCTGCTGGACTTCTTCTACTCGGCCGTCACCGGTGATCACGGAGACCACCTTGACCCCCATGGCTTCATAATATTTTTTGATGATCCATGTCTCTCCGCCAATATTGAATTCGCCCAGGATATTGATGGAGTCGGGGATGGTGACCCGGGGGGCTTTGTTTCTTTCAATCAGACTGAACAAGGCGTCACAGGCGGCCTTGTATCCATCTTTTTTGGTGCCTTTAAATCCTTCAGAGTGGACAGCGATGACAGGGATGTTGGTCTCTTCTTCGACCTGGCGGCAGACCGCGTCCACGTCATCACCAATAATACCCACAATGCAGGTACAATATATAAAGGCCGCTTTGGGTGAATATTTTTCAATTAGCTCCAGCAGTGCTTTTTTCAGCTTTTTCTCGCCGCCATAGATAATATCGGTCTCAGACAGATCCGTTGAAAAGCTCATGCGATGAAGCTCCGGGCCCGAAGATTGAGCCCCTCTGATGTCCCAGGTATAGGAGGCGCACCCGATGGGGCCGTGAATCAGGTGCAAGGCATCGGCAATGGGGTAAAGCACCACCCTAGAGCCGCAAAAGACACAGGCCCGCTGACTGACTGCACCGGCCAGACTTTTGGTTTCACATTCCATTTCAAAGGGCTGTTTACCCTTCTGGTAAATCTGTTTTTCTCTCTGTTTGAGTACCGATATGGAGGTCATTTTATCTATTAATCCTTTACTATTCTACCAGTTCAAAACGTTCTTCGGGCGCATCCCGATCCGTGCGGTCCATAAGGGCGCTCAGGATTTTAACCAGGAACTGCAGCCCGCCTTTGTATCCCACTGTGGGAAGGTAGGAGTGGCCGATCCGGTCCAGGATGGGGAAGCCGTGGCGTACAAACGGGATGTCCTCGTCCCGGGCGATGTATTTGCCGTAAGTGTTGCAGACCAGCAGGTCCACAGGTTCGTTTTTGATCAACTGATGCAGGTGATACAGGTCGCTTCTAAGCTCGACGTTAATCTCGTCTCCGAACCGGGCAGTGATCTCCTTAATCCGTTTGACAAAAGCCTTGCCCGGGGTGCCGGTGACGATATGAACCGGTTTCATACCCATGGTGACAAAAAATTCGGTCAAGGAGATGAGCTGGTCCGGATCACCGGCCAGGGCCACTTTTTTACCATACAAATGGGGTTGCATGTCGGAGATGACGTCCAGCAGACGTCCGCGGTCACGGGTGATGGAATCCGGTACACAGACGCCGCCCATTGTACGAAGCGCATCAACGAACCGGTCCGTAGCCAGCAGACCAATGGGCAGGTCCAGTACCTGGCAGGGGACCTTATACTGGGCGTCAAGGGATTTTACCGCATCAGCCGAAGCCCAGGCGCCCAGCCCGATGGAACCAATGCTGTCACCAGCGCTCTTTATATCGCTGATACTTGCTCCGCCCTTTGGAAACATGACAAATTTTCCGGTAAGCGGCCCGTTAAGAATGCCGGAGGTATCCGGAAAAACGATGGAATCAATGCCCAGGGTGGCGGCGATATCTTTTATTTCAGTCATGTCCGCCGGTTCTACATATCCGGGAACAATATTGACTCTGCCGTTGGATTTGCCTGTCTTTTCAGCAAGCTGGGTTGCCATGGCATTGACCATATTGGAAAAACCCGTAACATGGGAGCCCACATAGCCCGGCGTAGCCGTATGAATAATATATTTGCCTTCGGGGACTGTGCCGTCTTTTTTGGCCTTTTTGACAATTTGGTTCACATCGTCGCCAATGGTTTCCGACAGACAGGTGGTGTTAATCGCAACCATGTCCGGGTCATAGGTAGTGAATATGGTTAAAAGGCCCTGGATCAAGTTGGCCTGACCGCCAAATACCGATGCCCCTTCAGTAAAGGAGGAGGTGGCCGCCATGACGGGTTCACGGTAATGACGGGACAGGGTAGACCTATGGTAGGCGCAGCAGCCCTGGGACCCATGACTGTGAGGCAGACAGCCATGGACGCCTAAGGCCGCATACATGGCTCCGATGGGCTGGCAGGTCTTGGCCGGATTAACAACCAGGGTCTTTCTTTCTCTAATCTCTTTGGGTGTATGTCGAAGCAGCATAAATTTCTCCTGTTGCTTTTTTATCTATATTTTCAACTATTCATATTAATGGCCATATGCCAAATCAGCCCATGGTCGTTATTCCCCAACGTATTTGGCGGACAACTCGGGAGCTTTTTGCCAGGGTGCTTCCAGGTACTCCCAGACGTTGGCGTTCAGCATGCGGTCGATTTCATCACAGAAATTCACAAAACCTTTGAATACCGCATAGGGACCACCCGTATCATAAGAGTGGAGCTGCTTCATGGGAATGCCGTGCTTCTGGACGGTGTATTTTTCCTTGATACCGGCACAGAAGATATCAGGCTTGTACATTTCGATAATGGTATCTGTCTCATGCTGGGAGATATCGTCTATCATCATGGAGTTCTCGACCATGTCGTATTTCATGCCGTCATATTCCTTAAACGGAAAACCCTTTTCTTCCAGGGCCTTCATCTCTTCTTCGGTTTTTCTGGGGTTATACCGGGTCTCGTCCGGTTCGATTTCCAGCTCCTCAATGTTTCTGGAGTCCGCATCAATTTTAATGGTCGGAATAATGTCACGGCCTTCGTAATCATCCCTGTGGGCAAATTCGTAGCCTGCGGAAAGCACTTCCATACCCATGGCCCTGAACAGTTCCTGGTAATGGTGGGCCCTGGAACCTCCCACAAACATCATGGCGCTTTTACCCTCGCACCGGGGTTTCACTTCTTTGATTTTAGCTTCAACCGGCACCATCTCTTCGGCAATCACCTCTTCCACCCGGTCAATGAGTTCTTGATCGCCAAAATAAGCGGCAATCTTGCGCAGGCTGCGTGCAGTTGACGTCGGCCCTAAGAAACTGACTTTTATCCAGGGGATACCATACTTTAGCTCAAGCATGTCGGCCACATAGTTGATTGAACGATGACACATGACCGTATTCAGGTCTGCGGTGTGGCAGTTGGCAAACTGGTCATAGGTGGAGTTGCCGGAAAAAGTGGAAATCAGGTCAATACCGCATTTATTGAGCAGTTCTTCAATGATAAAGCCGTCTCCGCCGATATTGTATTCGCCCAATAGGTTAATTTTGTACTTGGCGTCCAAGACCGTGTCATCCAAGCCCACAACATGGGTAAAAATGGCGTTATTGGCAATGTGATGGCCGGCGGACTGGCTCACGCCCTTATATCCTTCACAGGAAAATCCCCAGATGTTGATGCCCAACTTTTCTTTCATCTCTTTTGCCACGGCATGGATATCGTCGCCGATCAGACCCACCGGGCAGGTAGAAAAAATTGAGATGGCTTTGGGCTTAAAAAGGTCGTACGCTTCTTGGAGAGCAGCTTTGAGTTTCTTTTCTCCACCGAAAACAATGTCCTCGTCCTGCATGTCCGTGGAAAAGCAGTATGTCATATAATTATCGGAATCGTCTGATGGAGGTCGCGTCTGGTTACGTCGCGTCAGCCATGAATAAAATCCGCAGCCGATGGGGCCGTGGGTTAAATTAATAATATCCCTGGTCGGGCCCATGATAACGCCTTTGCAGCCGGCATAGCAGCATCCCCTCTGGGTGATGATGCCCGGGACGGTCCTGACATTGGCCGCTATCTGAAGGCTGCCTTTATCTTCGCCAGTCACTGGTGTGAGCTGTTTAGCTCGTTTTCGTGCCACTTTGGGCGGATACTTTGCCAGTATTGTTTTTTTTATCTCTTCCGCGTTAGCGGTGATGGTTCGTTCACCTGTCATATGTATACCCTATCTTTCCTCTCATGTTGTTAGCTTAAAATTCGTCAAGAACGGTATCTCCACGTTCAGATGTCCTCACAGAGATGGAATCCTCGGTGGGCTTAACCCAGATTTTCCCGTCTCCGGGCTGTCCGGTTTGGTTGGCTTTAATAATGGTATCTATTGTTTTTTGGACCAATGTGTCCGGAACAACCACAAACAGGGCACGTTTGGGGCGCAGGCGGTCGCCATGACCCAACTGGGCAATGGCCTCTTCATGCCCCTCTTGTGCCCCTTTGAGCAGTTCCATGTTCACCAGGCCTTTTCCACGCCCCAGACACTCCATAGCGGTCATGGAAGAGATGCCCGCGTCAATCAATGCTTTTTTGGTCTCATTGATCTTGTTCATGCGGACAACAGCCATAACCTCTTTCATGATGTCACCTCTTCATCGAGGTCAATGTCTTTTTTGCCGGAACTGATGGTGTAGGAATCGATGATCGGTGAAATGAAAATCTTGCCGTCGCCAAAGGCACCTTTCTCTCCGGTCTTTGCAGTTTCCAAAATGGTTTTCAGTAGAAAATCACGATCTTTTTCATCAATTACCGATATGAGCATCTCCTTGGGGATTTCATCATAGGTGATTTCACCAATTTTGATTCCCCGCTGTTTGCCACGTCCTGCCACGCTCATCCGGGTGACAGCCGGATATCCTGCTTCCATGAGTGCGGCCATGACTGCGTTAACCTTTTCAGGGCGAACAATGGATTTAATCATTACTTTCATATCAGTACTCCTTATGGTTCTGGCGTATAGGTTTATGAAGCGATTCCGTATTCAATGAGCATGTTTTCCAGCTCTTCAATTTCAAGGGGGGTGGGGATGACGAACATTTCATTTTCATCCATTTTTTTGGACAGCGCCCGGTATTCATCGGCCTGGGGGTGTTCCGGTGCAAAATCAATTACGGTTTTTCTGTTGATCTCAGCCTGCTGAACCATGTTGTCCCTGGGAACAAAGTGAAGCATCTGGGTGCCCAGTTTTTTAGCCAGCTGTACAATCATTTCCTCTTCGTTGTCGACCTGACGGGAATTGCAGATAAGACCGCCGAGACGAACACCGCCGGACTGGGCGAATTTCACGATACCCTTGCAGATGTTGTTGGCTGCATACATGGCCATCATTTCGCCGGATACGACAATATAGATCTCCTGGGCTTTACCTTCGCGGATGGGCATTGCAAAACCACCGCATACAACGTCGCCCAAAACATCATAAAATACATAATCCAGGTTCTGTTCTTCGTCATAGGCACCCAGTTGCTCGAGGAGGTTAATGGAGGTGATGATACCGCGGCCCGCGCAGCCGACACCGGGTTCGGGTCCGCCGGATTCCGTACACAAAACGCCGCCGTATCCAACTTTTCTAACATCTTCAAGTTCAACATCTTCACCCTCTTCTCTCAGGGTATCCAGAACGGTTTTCTGGGCCAGGCCGTTCAGCATAAGCCGGGTGGAATCAGACTTGGGGTCGCAGCCCACGATCATAATATTTTTGCCGGCTTCCACCAGCCCTGCAACAGTATTCTGGGTTGTAGTGGATTTGCCGATGCCGCCTTTTCCGTAGATTGCTACCTTTCTCATTATTTCTTCACTCCTTTAGTTAAATTTATTCGCCGCAACAGACAAAGGCTTGCCTGCCGTCGTAATGCTTATATTGCAACGGGTGTTCCAAGCACCTTTCGGATTGACGACAAAAAAATCTAACTGGTTTGAATTACGAATTGATTTAAATAAAAAAACTTTTTTATTTATGACAACACAAATAAAAAGAAATACATAAATTACAAAATTGAGATATAATACAATGCAAATATGTAATTTATTTCAAATATATTAATTATTATTCAGTAATTAATCAATTAATGATAAACTAAGTGCCTTCAAAAACTTACAATAAAAATGAAAAATATCTGCCAAATAAGCACATCCTAGCTAAGGATAAGAATACAAACTATCGAATTTAAATAAAATTTGCTCGTTTTTACTAAACAAATGATGGACTGACCCACAATTTTAGACAGATTCTGGGTTCAATGCATTTGAATATCGTTTAAAGCAGTAGGCGATGAATACCTTCACGATGGCTCAGTAACGGCTATAAAATTATTGCACAAATGTATTTAATGAGTCAAAACGAACTAATTCCGCATAATTCACTCAAATAAATAGCGTACGACTCAGTCTCGATGGCCTTAATATAGATACACATGAAAAAAAGTTTTCACTTGCTGCGTTATAACCTCTTACCACACACCATAACGCAGTAGACGAAAATTTTCACTTAGGCATTGCGCAGAAATAAATTATGCAGATTGTGCCGAATTTTTATTCGTATTTAAGGCGGGGCAATGCGCGCATAACGAGTGTAAGTGTTGCCCCAACGAAAAATACGGATAAAAAGGCAAGCAAAAGGAAGTCTGTGTCACCTGTACAGATCTTTCATATTCGTTGTGGGCTAAACCACGGTGAAAAACCAGGTCAGCCCGTGGCTGTTATACAATCAAACTGATTCCAGGGATTTTTCAACATGTCCACAAATATACGTCCTTGTCATATCGGCAATCTTTTCAGGGGGCATATCCTTGAACCGGGAAAAAGGAATGGTATCCAGGACCTTGACCGTCATTTTTGTGTGCCCCTGAAAGGACAGTGAATGTTTAGGCAAAGCCTTAGTGGTGTTGCTGATGGCTATGGGCTGAATGTCAACACCTGTATTTTTTGCCAGAATAAATGCCCCAGGTTTAAATCGGCCTATATGTCCATCTTTGGACCTGGTGCCTTCGGGGAAGAAAAAAATGGAGATATTTTGCCGCAAAAGCTTCTCACACTCGGCCATCATCGCTTTAATGCTCTCCTTATCCCCGCGCTTAAGTTTAATATCCCCATTGTTCAGTGCCATATTCCAACCAACGAACGGCAGTTTAAATACTGAAGCTTTAGACACCCACCGGTAGGGAAACAGCAGTTGATAAAGAACAAGTATATCCAGCTGGCTTTGATGATTGGACACAAACACATAGTTTTTGCGGATATCAAGCTTTTCCCGATTTAAAATTTTTACGGACCATGGCGGCATAACCCAAATATAAACCGAAGCCCAGAACGCGCTGAAAATGTTTGACACAATCCTTCGCGAATCAAAAGGTGCTGTGCATATCCGCAAAACACAAGCCATACAGAAAAAAAAGACGGAGGAAATACCAATAAATGCAATAAATAGGATTGAAAAAACCTTATTTAATACCGTCTTGCTATAACTCATATGGGGTCAAGCTCTCATACCCGTCATCTGTTACAAGGATGGTCTGTTCAAACTGGGCGGACAAGGATCCATCATTGGTCACCGCTGTCCATCGATCCTCAAGCACATGCAGCTCTTTTTTGCCTAAATTGACCATGGGTTCTATGGTAAATACCATACCCGGCACAAGCGTCACACCGGTGCCGCGCCGCCCAAAATGAAGGACCTGGGGCTGTTCATGGAAATCAATTCCCACACCATGACCCACGAATTCCCTGACAACAGAACACCTCTGACCTTCGGCATATTTTTGAATGGCATGACCAATATCCCCCAAGGTGGCCCCGGGCTTGACCTGCTCTATACCCAGCCGCAGGCTTTCGGCAGCCACAGACACAATTTTCTGGGCATCGCGCCCAGGCGTACCCACAAAAAAAGTTTTATTGGCATCGGCATAGTAACCGCCCAAAATCGGTGTTATATCAACATTGACAATATCTCCGTCTTCAAGCACCCGTTCACCGGGTATGCCGTGGCAGATCACATCATTAATGGAAACGCAGACACTTTTGGGAAACCCCCTGTAGTTGAGCGGTGCGGGCACAGCGCCGGCTTTTATAGTCTCTTCATGTACATAGGTGTTGATCTCATCGGTTTTTAAACCAGGCCGAATCATCTTTTCAACCCCGTCCATAATAGATAAAAGCAGTTCACCGCATTTTCGAATACCATCAATCTGCTCGGGTGTTTTCAGGATAATGTCATATTTATTTTTATATTTATCCTTCAAAGAAATTTGCATTTTTTTGTTCCTGCAGCAATTTTTAAATTTTTTCCCGCTGCCGCATGGGCACAGTTCATTGGGTCGAATGGTCGTTGATTTAATTTTCATAACATCTTAATCGCTTTCGCAGACCTCTCCCCAAAGGGAATGGGGGTATGCGTTTATAATTTCAAGTGTAACCAGATCCCCGATATCGGCCTGATCCGTTGCAAAATGAACAATCTTATTTGCATCGCTTCTGCCGAACATCTGTCTGGTATTTTTATTCTTTTTTACAAAGCCGTCCCGGGGTTTTGGACTGTCACCTTCGACCAGCACCGTTACTTTTTGCCCCACCAAGGCTTTGTTTTTCTTTTCAGTAATCTTTTCCTGGAAATCCAGCAGCTCATTGAGCCGATCGCGTTTGGTCTGTTCATCCAACTGATCTGAAAATTTGGCTGCCGGTGTAAATGATCTTGCTGAATAGGCAAATGCAAAGACCGCATCAAATTCTACAGTTTCAAGCAAATCCATGGTCTGCTGAAAATCTGCTTGCGTTTCTCCGGGAAACCCGACAATAATATCGGTGGACAGGGCAATATCCGGGCAAGCCTGCCTTAACGCTGAAATTCTTTTAAAATAGGTATCACGGTCATATTTACGGTTC
This window of the uncultured Desulfobacter sp. genome carries:
- the nifK gene encoding nitrogenase molybdenum-iron protein subunit beta, which translates into the protein MLLRHTPKEIRERKTLVVNPAKTCQPIGAMYAALGVHGCLPHSHGSQGCCAYHRSTLSRHYREPVMAATSSFTEGASVFGGQANLIQGLLTIFTTYDPDMVAINTTCLSETIGDDVNQIVKKAKKDGTVPEGKYIIHTATPGYVGSHVTGFSNMVNAMATQLAEKTGKSNGRVNIVPGYVEPADMTEIKDIAATLGIDSIVFPDTSGILNGPLTGKFVMFPKGGASISDIKSAGDSIGSIGLGAWASADAVKSLDAQYKVPCQVLDLPIGLLATDRFVDALRTMGGVCVPDSITRDRGRLLDVISDMQPHLYGKKVALAGDPDQLISLTEFFVTMGMKPVHIVTGTPGKAFVKRIKEITARFGDEINVELRSDLYHLHQLIKNEPVDLLVCNTYGKYIARDEDIPFVRHGFPILDRIGHSYLPTVGYKGGLQFLVKILSALMDRTDRDAPEERFELVE
- a CDS encoding (2Fe-2S) ferredoxin domain-containing protein, with amino-acid sequence MNKPEKHILVCASFRPSGEPKGKCHRKGSGDFLAYIENEVIDRGLEEVLVSSTCCLKQCDDGPVMVIYPDNIWYGHVENEEAIDAILDAMEDGEVAEDYLL
- a CDS encoding nitrogenase component 1; this translates as MTPGRPYKETPSYTPTQNACKMCTPLGATLVFQGIEGCVPLLHGSQGCSTYMRRYLISHFKEPVDIASSNFTEETAVFGGGANLKLAIENVARQYAPSMIGIATTCLSETIGDDVQLILNSMGNTINGTALAHVSTPAYAGTHVDGFHGAVAAVVDRFNPKGKRIAYRPKKKKKINLFPGMLSNEDLRHLKDIFEDFHTPVAVLPDYSERLEGPSWQEYQAIQKGGTPISAIERMNVAVHSVEFGAVLALAAENGQVTAADILNERFGVPCTRLPIPIGVKATDRFLEILSQISGRPVPERYRKEKWRLVDAYVDGNKYVAKKRALIYGEEDFVVSMAGFLAEVGIIPVLCASGGKSKTFKAALEQTLPESLIEQIIIQNDMDFTCMEETASAMPEDLRPEIIIGNSKGYAMARRLKIPLVRVGFPIHDRVGGSRILHVGYKGAQQLFDNIVNAILTVKQTESRIGYSYM
- the nifE gene encoding nitrogenase iron-molybdenum cofactor biosynthesis protein NifE; translated protein: MTSISVLKQREKQIYQKGKQPFEMECETKSLAGAVSQRACVFCGSRVVLYPIADALHLIHGPIGCASYTWDIRGAQSSGPELHRMSFSTDLSETDIIYGGEKKLKKALLELIEKYSPKAAFIYCTCIVGIIGDDVDAVCRQVEEETNIPVIAVHSEGFKGTKKDGYKAACDALFSLIERNKAPRVTIPDSINILGEFNIGGETWIIKKYYEAMGVKVVSVITGDGRVEEVQQAKNAALNVVQCSGSVTHLAKQMEKEYGIPYIRVSYFGIEDTSDALYQVAVHFKKNPEILKRTQDLIRKEVQAIVPTLEAMKKDLEGKKASIYVGGAFKGFSMIKALKTLGMEVVLAGSQTGTKEDYEVLRQMCNEGTVIVDDSNPLELAKYSVEKDADLFIGGVKERPIAYKMGIGFCDHNHERKIPLVGFEGMVNFAKEVHGTVTSPVWDLVPRRQNPTGQGGMI
- the nifB gene encoding nitrogenase cofactor biosynthesis protein NifB, producing the protein MMNLDNHPCFNKKSCKSFGRVHLPVAPACNIQCNFCNRKFDCVNESRPGVTSSILSPDQAMAYLADVVEAKPNTSVVGIAGPGDPFANGDKTMETLKKVRAAYPEMLLCVATNGMNIHPYLDDLKAINTTHVSITINAVDPEIGAKIYSWVRDKKRSIGPTEGVKLLLSRQLDAVEGLKKRNIRVKVNSILLPGINEDHIVEVARKMGEMNVDIFNIMPYFPTKGSKFEDMKEPGKDLVKELRKAAQVFVPQMTHCKRCRADAVGLLDDPLNVKLMDRLRYHATTPIPLSSASRYGRQDAVKEDFDAYNDPASRPYVALATREGALINKPLGEATELLIYDLGHEVPRLVETRSLPKSGSGNAGWTNLARTIKDCHTILVSGAGDAPKKILSTMGFTIYEVNGMIDLVLMALKKGESLNHLLVRSQTSCGECRGTGTGCM
- a CDS encoding nitrogenase component I subunit alpha, with product MTGERTITANAEEIKKTILAKYPPKVARKRAKQLTPVTGEDKGSLQIAANVRTVPGIITQRGCCYAGCKGVIMGPTRDIINLTHGPIGCGFYSWLTRRNQTRPPSDDSDNYMTYCFSTDMQDEDIVFGGEKKLKAALQEAYDLFKPKAISIFSTCPVGLIGDDIHAVAKEMKEKLGINIWGFSCEGYKGVSQSAGHHIANNAIFTHVVGLDDTVLDAKYKINLLGEYNIGGDGFIIEELLNKCGIDLISTFSGNSTYDQFANCHTADLNTVMCHRSINYVADMLELKYGIPWIKVSFLGPTSTARSLRKIAAYFGDQELIDRVEEVIAEEMVPVEAKIKEVKPRCEGKSAMMFVGGSRAHHYQELFRAMGMEVLSAGYEFAHRDDYEGRDIIPTIKIDADSRNIEELEIEPDETRYNPRKTEEEMKALEEKGFPFKEYDGMKYDMVENSMMIDDISQHETDTIIEMYKPDIFCAGIKEKYTVQKHGIPMKQLHSYDTGGPYAVFKGFVNFCDEIDRMLNANVWEYLEAPWQKAPELSAKYVGE
- a CDS encoding P-II family nitrogen regulator, with product MKEVMAVVRMNKINETKKALIDAGISSMTAMECLGRGKGLVNMELLKGAQEGHEEAIAQLGHGDRLRPKRALFVVVPDTLVQKTIDTIIKANQTGQPGDGKIWVKPTEDSISVRTSERGDTVLDEF